The Eretmochelys imbricata isolate rEreImb1 chromosome 26, rEreImb1.hap1, whole genome shotgun sequence genome contains the following window.
CCTGTTGTTTCCACCCCACAGATGTGCTGGCTGGCTCAGCGATTGGTTTCACATTTGCATACCTGTGCTACCGGCAGCATTACCCTTCCCTGACCGACTCAGAGTGCCACAAACCATTGCAGGGTAAAGCCAAGACGTCTCCAGCACAGGAGCAAAAGCTGGCCAGCTCCAGCTTCCTGCTGGAAATATAACGATGGGATCCACTTTGCTGGCACTGGCCTTTGGGTAATCATTCCTTCCACTCTTCagcccacagcgtggggaagggGTACAGGCTTTGGGAGCATTACTCACTGCCTACCCCAAAGGAGAACACAGCTGATAGCTGAATAAGAATTGTTCCCCTGCAAATGCGGTAAGTGGTCCTGCTCAGCAGGCCTGTGCTCGTCTTGTTTGAGAGAGACTCCCCTCTTTCAGGCCAGCCCTGGAGGAAGCTGTGTAAGTGACTGTACTCTAGcttgcaggagggaggggagcagtcTGGCTACGACAACATCTAAAGCAAGAATTGGCTGTCTGTGAGAGGAAGCTTGGTGGAAATCCTGAAGTTGCACAGGGCCATGTAGTAATGAATGGAGAAGTCAGCCCTCTCCCCTGGAGGAGGTCATTTTATGAAAGGACAGGATGCACATCAGAAGAGGCCGTCAGTGCTGTGTTGTGGGTACACAGCATTTACTGTGTGCATTTAGAAATAGCACCTGCTTGGCcccccctgcagcctgggcacACTAGGTATGGTTTTGTTAAAGAAGTTGTGTCCTACCAAGCAGATGCTGGGCTGATTTCCTGGCGTGGCACCCTGGCTGGCTTTGGAATTTCTCCATGCCATATTGTTGGACTCTGCACAGAGCTCTCCAGCCCATTTGTAAATACATTTGTTTCCAGAATCCTGCCCCAAGTCACAGGGGATAGCTGGACCTCATCATGTCCTGTGTTCCCACATCCTCCCAAGCAAAGGCCAAGGTCAGCACTGTAGAGCCATCTGATGGGCGTGACTGCCTAATACCATAAGGGGCAGTCACTCATGGTCCCACTGCTAAGAATTACGACTAACCTGGGGGGAAAGAGATGCTATGGGGTTTTATATTTGATTCCAACCTAGAAGCAGCAGGGCGGTGAGATGGTGTCTCTGTACAGCACTGTCCAGGGGCTCACTGCGTTGTAGGGAGGATATGTTGCTCCATCTGCAACCCTTAAAGGTGAAAGGATGCAGCATCTTCCCTTGTAGGATGTTTCCCTGTGGACCAACTGTATGATTTGCATTCTTGTGTTAATTTCAAACGTACTGTACACCTGTGGTGAGAAAAACAGTAAGTACTGGAACTGTTGACTGTGCCAAGCTAAGGCCTGTAAAAGTACATCCTGTTTATCAACCCTAAGAGTTCAGAGAACTCACGAGCTCAGCCTTACTGGGTTTTTTAATGTCAAATAAAAAGCTGGTTTTAATTCAGTGAAACGAGTTCTGTTCCTTCTTGGCACTAGAGAACATCCTCCGTCTTTATGTAGCTGCCTCATTTTATGTGAAGTAGGTCAGCTTGATCTGTCCATTGCTTCCTCCCTCCACCGCTTCAGTGTACACGAAGCATGAGAGGAGCGAATGACCTTTGGCTCCACAGCTGTCTGAAATCTAACCCGAAAAGAAAGTAGCAGTAATTTCTTTAAGGTATAACCTTCAAAAGCACCTGTTGTGCTGGCTGGAGGCTGTTTCCTACATAACTGAAGGATAGTAACAAGGTGAGCTACACCACTTTCAGAATTGGCTCTctcctttgtttcatgttctctgctcCCAAGGACAGAAGCAAGATGAGAACAAGAAGCTGAAACATGGGTTTTGCTGAAAAAACTCTTCTCCTTACAGCAAATGCACTCCTTTTATAAGCAGCTTTCCCTGCCCATGAACAAGGAGGTGCTTGTAGTTAGTGTTACTTCtaaattctgttttctcctgTAATGCCTGTCCATTGCAGTGGCCTTTTGTAAAACGCCAAGGGCTCCTCTTGGGAATTATGACAACAGCTTTACCTTGCCATGAAGTTAAATCCCAAAGTAATAGGTTCTCATCTCCTTCACACACAAATACAACCACTACAACCATAGATTTACTTTTGTATTGACTGGAAAAAGACATTAAATAacaattttaaatgcatttaaatttTTTACACAAAGTGCATAACTTGAAGAGCTGGTCATGACTGTGTGTCCTGTTATACATACCTCCAGGAGCTTAGCTGTGCAAAACATCACTGCCCACAGTCAGGTGTGAGTACAGCTTCTCTTAGTTCTTTtggagggggcagggttggggaatACAAAATGCATTTAAATAGTGCAAATAATacacagaagaaaacaaacaagctCATTGCACTGGGAAAAAGCTCATTGCACTGTACAGAGCAAAGTTGAGGGGGGGGAGGACACATGGTAGTAGCCACTTCCAGACCCCAGCCCAGAGACACTATCACACCCTCCAGCATTTTGCTCAAGGGAATCCACACACTAAGGGGTTAGTTTAGTCCACTGTTTACCCTGTACATCTTTGGTTACAAGGGATTTATCATCTCTGCCGCATAAGTTACCTTTACAGTACTTCTAACAGCAATCATTCCGCAGCTCCTGGTTACTACAGCATAAGCCATGGCTGTGTACAAAAGGTTGCTATGGTTTCACCAGCAGGTTGGTAGCCACTTTGAACTCAGCGCTGTGGAACAGGTGTGGTGAAGGAGAGCGTCTGGCCCATGAATCGCCCTGAAAGCCTCTACCACCACAGCTATTCATCCATACTCAAGTGCAGCTATACTTTCGCCTAATGAGGTCTTGACTGAATCCAGATTGAATGCTTTGCTAAGGAACTGGACATGCAGTTGGTCTGTCCTCAGCCCCCTACTACAGTTAGAGAGGGCTTAAGCTCCTCATCCTTGGACAGATCCCACTCCTATTGCAGAGGGGTTTGGCCTGTGAAAGGAGAATGGAATTAGAGCCAGAAGCCAGGGTGGTTCAGGCTTCATCCCTTCATTGATATGCCAGCCTCAAGTAGCCTAGGGCTCTGGGTCTGTTAGAAACATCCTGCAGTGGGCTAGGCAGCCTGAACTCTGCCGTGAAGGCATACTTGGGTTTATTCCTAAGCCTTGGGCTAGTTCTGTTAATAGTAAATAAGCAGCAACCAGACAACTTCATGATCTGGTGCAAACACCTGTCAagacttcagctggtgtaaagcaagGAGCTTAGGAGACCAATTCCCACCTGCTGCAGGTGGACACCCAAAAGAAACATGCAAGCCTTACAAAGGAGTCCTATTTGGCCTCCCACTGCAACATAATTCTACAGGCATGATTCAGCTCGGGTGTCCTAGGGGAGCTGGCCACTTAAAGCAAAGCTGTAGCTTACCATacctgggcagaggaggctgTCACACTATTACTAACAGGACGTGGAGCAGACTGGAGGAGGTATACTTAACATGCTACCCACCCTGGGCATGCAGAATAGAGACAGACAGTCATGCGAGAAGGCGTGTAAGAAAACCAAACGCTTAACAGCTGTCTGCACTTCCACAAAGGGTTGGACTGCTGTGCCCTCTAGAGCTCATGGCATCTCAGAAGGCCCCGAGCCAGCAGACCTCATTCCCCGCTTTGCTTACTCGGCCAAGCTACTGTGGTTCTAGGGCTGTAGCATGGCATGTGCCCAGGGCATTAAAGGCGTTTTTCACAAGCAACACATTTACTCACTAACCAGGAGTCAATACGAGGCCCTGAAATCTCCAGCACCAGATCCCAACCACCTCTCTTCTGTATTTATACTTGGAACAGCTTGTATTGCAACTTACGAGGCAGTCAGATTAGGCGGATGAATGGTGTTGGAGTGAACGATCCCATGGGTGTCACAGTGGGCACAGGGGCAAGTCCAGAGTGGGTATTTTAGGAGAAGTGTTTTgccttgattttttccccccaaaatgagaaatctcccagtgctccaggcagcagcaggtTCGTGAGAAGCAGCATGCAGAATACACTAGCAGCAGAGGATAGGAAGGCAGAGGAAAATCCGGGCTTTCCAGGTGAGTAGTCACTTGGTGTGCATCTAGGGAAGCAACAGGAAAGGGCACACAGCTTACAAGGGAGCAGGGTTTATGCAGCATTAAAGCCTGAACGGATGAGGGGATTTCCCATGTCAGTGAGACCACTCCCACATAAGCCAGTAGCACATCTCAGGCCATTTCCTAATGCACACGAATCACATCACAAAGTTGCCACCACCCCAAATGCCATTAGCTGTGCCAGACTTCGGCACTTTAGCCAGGGTTCTAACACAGGCCTATAAGCAGGGGACTGCTTGTTTCATAGCAACACAGGATTTCTGTCTCCAGTAATGTTCATCCAGTACTAAGTTCACTTAATCACCTTCCTGAGTAAATAATGAAGTTTCTGAGGAAAGAGTGAGCGATTGGGCAGAGAGAGTCCAGATTCCTTCTCTTAACACCATGGGGTGTATTCCTAGGGAGATGATTTTCTCTGCATGGCACTGATGAGTCCATCACTGGATATTCTTTCTAGACACGGTGTCCATGGTTTaaaaaaggatgctgaaaaatggGGAGTGTTCAGACAAGAGCTATAGGAAAGATTCAATGACTGGAAACCATCTTGCAATGAGAGCAGTCAATAGAGTTTAATCAAATAAAAGGTTAAGaggtagactgtgatcaagtcacaaGTACCTTCCCAGGGAGGAGACGGGGGATACCAGAGGGCTCTTTAAGCTAGCAGACTAAAGCACAACAAGATCCATTGGCTGGGAGTAaaagctagacacattcaaaACAGAGGCCCTTGTCTTtagtttttaaacagtgagggtgcATGGACTGGAACAGCTTCCCCAAGGTGATAGAACCTCCCTCACTTGGACTCTTTCACCCAAGCGTGGATCTTTTTATTGAGACATCCTCTAGCTCAACCACCAGCTCTGGGTCTTGCTGCAGGAATCACTGAATAAAATGctctgagcaggggtttggaggtGGTCAGACCATCTGGCTTTAACTTATGAAATTGACACTGACCAGACCCAGTGGGATTGAACATGTGGGAGAGTCCCTGGGGGTCTCCGCTGAACGGCTCCATTACAGGCCAAGTTACTCCGCTTCCTCGCTGCCCAAGCACAGCGAAGAGCATGAATGCCTTGGAATTAGGTTTTAAAAGTGCCTTCGGTTTTAGTTACAGCCCTTGGGAACATTCCTAACGTGACAGACGGTAGCACTGGCCTCGTCTAAGGCACCGTGCTGTAGAATAGAATGGTCCTAGCTGAGACACCTACGTCCTTAACACCCACTCCCAAATAAAGTACGAAGTTATTTCACAGTAAGCATGTCAACGGCTGTCAGTTTCACCGTGAGGGGTCTCAGAAAGACAAGGTAACTTACATCAAGTGCAGCTGGTCATCTGACTTCATTGGAGAGGCTGATCTAACGTAACGCCCTGCGTTTGGTAGATCTCTTTCAGAATCAAGAGAACGGTATCTTCTGACTCCCTGGAAGAGAGGACTGTTAGAACTACACAGACACCCATATGGTATTTAACATTCTTACAGAGAACACATGGCAACCCCTTCATTGCTGAGACATGGGCTACTATAGGCAAGAATCATACATAACCTGTTTGCCTTTTAAGTGACTGGAATCTACTTGCTTTCACCATGTCAGTTTTCAAGGTGCACATTACAAGAGTGTGAAGGTGCCAAGGACCAGATGGAGAGTTTGAAAAGAGTAGGCTAAGGAGATCCTCACCAGTAGCAGAGATGGCCTTGTAGTGcaaataaatattcattaaaaCTCTCTATAGGCTTCTCTTGCAGCACGTAGTCAATCCGGTGCCCTCCATTTAGCATTCCCACATTAATAGGGGCAGCGTCTTCCTTCAGTGTAGCAGCAGGCTCTTCGGGCTTCATATCTGAATGGACTTAACCCAAACAATGTGGTTCAGCAACAGCTCAGCTCCGCACCCTTAGCAGCAAGAGCACACCAAGCCTGTCCCGCGCTAGCAGCAGGAAGGGAACTCCCACAGGCCCAGGCCTGCGTTCTGCCTTAAGAATGGGGGAAAGGGGCTTGGGTTTAAGGCAGTTGCTGTGAGAAGCAAACCCCACAGTGTCACGGGCTTGAGTTAGCAGGGACTGCACTTGgtctccctccctgctgtgtaTAACCAAAGCAGCAGGTTGCAGAATGACACTACAGGGAGAAGGTGTTTGGCATTAAGATTCACACGCTGGGATTCTGCGCCCCAAGCACCAGGCCTCTCCCACTCAGGCAGTAGACGGGAGTGCAAGCTCCTTGGGCAGAGGTCGTCTCTCATGAGGCACAGTGTGGGGTTGTTAGGCAGTGAGAATGGGAAGATCACGGCAATAAGGAGACCCCGGGAGTAGGTGTCCAGGTTGCTCTGGGACAATTCATTCGCATCCTCGTTTTCTTCACGCACCAGGAGAACTAGCAGCACTGAGCTGTGGGTTGGTTCTGAAACCAATTCCTCCCTTCTCATTTTTTCACCTGTCTGTTTCTCCAAACTAGTTTCAGCTTCGTTTTCAGTGGCTGCTGCCTCCACAGCCAGCAGTGGGGATCTGGTGAAAGACTGCCAGGCTATCCTCAGTGACCCCAGGAGGTTGTTCTTGAGATCCATACCCATGCGGGTCAGGCCCTCTTTCAGTTCTGAAACACACAGGTGCCTGAGGTGAGGCGTTTGAGCAGAAACATGCATTGCATAAAGCAACAGCGTTACAGACCTGCACCGAGCCGTGAGGAAGGCCTGCTCTGCGCTTTACCTAAATGCATTCTCTTCCTGCCCTTGTGGTGGGGGAGCAGCATGGGCTCGAACTCCAGGTCTGGAACGATCATGGGCTCAATCCTGTAAGCCACCGGGTCAAACTGCACAGAAGGAGAACAGCGGCACTGACTTTGGCTCTACACCCACCTAATCCCTGCCCCGGGGGGGAAACTAGGTGCCCCCAACATGAGGCCGAAATGGAAGCTACACAATTAAAGCAGATAGTTCCAATGCAGACTGCAGGAGCGCTCGTTCCCTAGCCCCGGACAGCTAAGTCATTGTTAGTTGCTATTCCACAGTACAGGatagcagagaggccaggggaTTGCTGCTCAGAGGGCGAAGGTTTAAGAGCCTGTTAGCTACATCAGATCTCGCATGCAAGCACTAGAGATTGATCATACATACAGGATGGAAGATATTGAAGAAGCCTTTGCAGGTAGGAAGGCTGTAGTTTGGATCAATCCTTTTCACACCTCGGACAGTGAGAAACATCCCAATGGGAGACCCAAAAGCAAAGAAGATTTCGGGTTTGTAGATTAGCTGAGGGTAATTTGCTGAGACCTAACAGAGTTAAGACACAACAGAAGTGTTTAGACTCCATCCTGGCACCGTCAGACAATACCATAGATGGCCATGTGGGAACTTCCCTCAGAGGATATTGCTTGTATCAAAGTAGCACCTAAGGCTTCCACCAGAGATtggagccccactgtgctggccaCACCCTGAGGAGTCAGGGCACCAAGaggggcagggacttgcccaaggtcacacaacagagCCAGGCTCTTCTGAGGCCTGGTCACTGCATCGAAAAAACATATCCTGGCCAACGTGTTATTCCATCCTGCCTGAGCAAAAGGGTTAAAGGGGTCACACGAGACTGGACCGAGCTGGGGAGTCTcagctgcatctttaggcaaATACATACAGAGAGGTGTGAATGTGGCAGGATTCTAAACTAGGGCCAGGAGAGATCTGCACCTCGGGAGGAGCCTGCTCCAGGCGGAGGGCCAGCGCGAGGCCTATAAGCCACTTAAACAGGACTTCAGAGGCACCTGGTAATGGCACCCTACGTGGGGTGCATCTCAGCCTGGCTTCAGCATTGAGCTACTTACAAGAGTCTCCAACTGAGATAGTCTACAAGCAGCTGAGACCAATGCATTACCTGTAAGGCTACAGTAGCTCTGCCCTCAGAATTAGAGACTGTCAGAAGCATGGTGAAGTGACCCTCAATTAGCAGCCATCACCCCCAGAGCTCTGTTGACATTAAGTCTGAGTTCTGCATATTACACATTCACTGGCTTTACCAGGCCACATCAACAAACGGAGTTGTTACCTGTCCTAGCCCGACATCCAAATATTGACGCTTCCCCCCATCATTCGTGCTCCTACTGGAGTCCAGCTGCGGGGATGACCCTGACTCAGGCTTGGGAGCATCTTCACCCTCATCATCATTCCCAGCAGGGACATGGGCCTGCTGCTGAGCATGCTGCACCAACAAAAATGGGAGAGTGCGCAAGGGTTGTCCCCTATGAGCTTCCACACAGCCGCTACGGGCATTAcccagaatcatagaacatcagggttggtagggacctcaagaggtcatctagtccaaccccctgctcaaagcagggccgatccccgactaaatcatcccagccagggctttgtcaagcctgaccttaaaaacttctagggaaggaaattccaccacctccctaggtaacgcattccagcgtttcaccaccctcctagtgaaaaagtttttcctaatatccaacctaaatctcccccactgcaacttgagaccattgctccttgttctgacatgtgctaccactgagaatagtctagagccatcctctttggaaccccctttcaggtagttgaaagcagctatcaaatcccccctcattcttctcttccgcagactaaacaatcccagttccctcagcctctcctcataagtcaagcaGCAGTTAGCTCACATGGGCCCATATGCATGGGTGAGCCAAAGGGACATCACCTGAGGTAGTGCACGGACTGGCTCCCCAGTTCCCAGTGGGGACATGCTGAGGATACTGACAGTTTATTGGGAATGGCTCTGTTCATACAGCACAAGAGGGTGGGAGGTTCTAGGCTCTAGTGTTCTGGACGTGTCCACTCCGCCCAGCTGCAAAGCCTTGAACAGCCGCCAGAGAGAGACCAGCATGGCTCCAGATGTGGAAGAGCTCTGCTCTTGCCTCTGCCCCAGCAGGAGCTACCGCAGACCACTCCATGCCTAAAGCCCTGGACGTAAGCCAAACCCCAAGTAACAGCCGTCCAGCAGCTCCCCTTTCCCAGAGTTCCCACAGCAGCAATTCTCAGAGCCCAGATCTGGAGATTTGGGCTCTCACAATGGCCAAAACCAGCTGTGTAGACCTTTGGGCCTGGGCTGGAGCGCCGGCTCTGAAGCCGAGGGAGGAGCCTgagtgtctacacagctattttctgCACTGTTGTGCAAGCCCCACAAGACTCAGATTTtaggcctgggctctgagactcgctgccgcaGGTTTCTGCGTGCCACGCAGAGGCACCCAGCGGCCACAATACAACCGACACCGCAGTGGTGTTTAGAAAACGCTAGCCTTCTCTTAGGTATGACCCCAAAATGGCCAGAGCAACAATGCGTCTGCCGCGCCTTGGGCCAGTACAACATACGTAAGAAGCTGCTCTGGCAACCATGGTCAGACAACTGCTTCCCACTGACACCAAACAAGCATCCACTTGGGACTGGACCATTCGTCCCTAGAAAAACCATACCTGTTTCTCCTCTTTGGTTCTGACATAATGAAGGATCTTCATTCTTGGTCCCAAGGGAATTCCCATGTCTTTAAGATCCTTCTCTGTACACAGAGCCTGGACAGTAAGTTACAACCCATTACTACTACAGTACAGGAAACCGTGCACTCAAAGGGATAGTCCATTCTCAGCATTACAGAGGCCAGGGATCCTAGGAGCTAACTGCTCTGATTTCAGTGTGCCCCTCTGGAAGGGAGGGAACACGGATAGCATGGGAATCACTCTGCTCTGGAGAGAGAGGCAGCAATCTCTGAACTCAGCCTCAAGTGCAGAAATGCCTCCCACTCACACGCTTCTCATTTTCAGACTCCAGTTCAGCATGCTGCCAGCCTATCCGCCACACACAGGAAACCAGGGCTGCTGCTAGCGCGGGCAGAATCAAAAGCCTGCAACGGTACTAGTCGCTTAGCCTTACCATCAAAAAACAGGGTACATTAGGCCAGGTGGGCTTTACTCTAACCAGAGGGCATGACATAGGCAAGAAATACCTGTGTGAACGTGGTGATGGGCACAGAGAACAAAAACAGAACTCTAACAGATCTGACGGCAAGTGGTGAAACATACAAGAACAGTAGCCACTCTGCTGGGAGAGTGGTTTTACCAGTGCTTGCGTGTCCAGTCTCTCCTTCTCAAAGACACTGCAGTACTCAGACAGCTCAAGCTTCTTCAGGGTTTCTTTCACTCCCCCAACATCTCCCTGTTCATAGGCACCCATCTGGGACCCCTGCAAGGACAGCACCGGGGGTCATGTTTACAGAGTTGGTCTCCTTCTTCCTTTACGTTCTGGCTACAATATTGGTAGTAGGCGTGGGATTGTTCTCTTTTGTTTAGATCTACACCTGGCAGGATGGCACTGAGAATTCAAAGCTATTCTGCTACAGAAGCAGGAGAACGCAGCAGTTATGGAAAAGCTGGAGTGTGGCTGTAGCCTACAGATTTCATCCTGAATCAATGAGACGCTTAACGTGCACAAGCTGTGGGGAATTTACCGCTTTATTGCCGTCTTCATCCTCAGAGGAATCCTTCTGATTTGTTAGGAGATCAAACAATATCAGCGACCCTAAAAAATAGCCACATACACAGTCTCTGAGCAGACCGTCAGATCTTATGCTGGAATAAATATACTTACGTGCCCATATCCCTCTGTTTGGTAAAAAAAAGGGGTGAGGggcttccctcctctcctcccactcttAAGTGTCCCAAGGTATGGAAATGGTACTTCAGCACTAAACTGCAGTCCAGCGTACTGTGCCATGTGCATACAGACATGCTACAGATTCTAAATTATTACACACAACCCTGGATACCCAGGACTAAACCCTTTACCTAAGCTATGGCCTGCAATGGAAACACCGCCTTTAAAGTCAGGGTTCCTCTGCAGGAAGAGCCGATACAGGCGGTTCATTTCTGAAGCAACAGTATCCACGATGGTCTGGCAGTAGGTGGGGCTGTTGTAGAAGAAAACATCTAGTATGGTGTCGTTTATGAAGTGACGCAGGCGGTTGATGCTCGGCAAGGTAATTCGCTCCAAATCGctgaacatggaacagaaagggATTGTTACGAGGGACAGGGATTTCACCCACGGCTCCTGTAGCTGTTTCCTagtaggtgaaatcctggatctCTTGAAGTCCATGGCAGTTATGCCTTTGAGGATTTCACCTGAATTCCTAATTCATGTTAACAGAACATAGTAACAGAAAGGAGCTACAAACCCACCTTTCCTCAGAAACAGAACAGGGTTTTCCAAGGTGTGGATGCAAAGAGCCAACCTTCCCTGCTGCTCCAGGAGCATTTAAAATCGCTCCCCACTTGTGCAGCAGACATGCTGTTCCCCTGCGCACCGCGGTGTTTCAGAGGGGCTAGC
Protein-coding sequences here:
- the DDHD2 gene encoding triacylglycerol hydrolase DDHD2 isoform X2, giving the protein MSAVEQQQAEPSPSSNSSNSFEVVEADIANKYEAVVPHWFYCKVIDSRERWFPFSRQDSEKLEEAHNSRKDDERLIVPTEGGRYDVHLKKRLCCAMYWEEEVSEVRRCTWFYKGDKDNKYIPYSESFSEELEETYMIAITLDEWKKKLESPTREIIILHNPKLMVHYHPVTTSDDWGSTPTEQGRPRTVKRGVENISVDIPCVNDFRNVSLSMLQAHFKKAQEQQQIGRVEFLPVNWHSPLHSTGVDVDLERITLPSINRLRHFINDTILDVFFYNSPTYCQTIVDTVASEMNRLYRLFLQRNPDFKGGVSIAGHSLGSLILFDLLTNQKDSSEDEDGNKAGSQMGAYEQGDVGGVKETLKKLELSEYCSVFEKERLDTQALALCTEKDLKDMGIPLGPRMKILHYVRTKEEKQHAQQQAHVPAGNDDEGEDAPKPESGSSPQLDSSRSTNDGGKRQYLDVGLGQVSANYPQLIYKPEIFFAFGSPIGMFLTVRGVKRIDPNYSLPTCKGFFNIFHPFDPVAYRIEPMIVPDLEFEPMLLPHHKGRKRMHLELKEGLTRMGMDLKNNLLGSLRIAWQSFTRSPLLAVEAAATENEAETSLEKQTGEKMRREELVSEPTHSSVLLVLLVREENEDANELSQSNLDTYSRGLLIAVIFPFSLPNNPTLCLMRDDLCPRSLHSRLLPEWERPGAWGAESQRVNLNAKHLLPVVSFCNLLLWLYTAGRETKCSPC